TCTCGCCGCAACAGTGCACGGCGATCGACGACGTGCATCTGACGAGTTCGTCAAAGGTGTTCGTGATGACGCAACGCAAGTTCTGGCTCGACGAGAACCTGCCCGCCAACATTCAGACCGACACGTTGGTGCGAGGCGTCTACTGTCTCGACTATGCGCCGCAGAACCCCAACTCGCCGGGTGTCGTGCTGCTGAGTTACGCCTGGGAAGACGACGCGATCAAGCAACTGGCGCTGGGCGACAACCGTCGGCGCGTGCAACGGCTGGTGGCGGATCTGGCGCAGACGAACGCGGCGTTTGCCCGCCATGTCGTGCCGATCGGTAACGATTACGACCGGTATGTGCGCGTGGTCGACTGGGATCTGGAACGCGGCTACTACGGCGCCTTCAAGCTGAATTTTGCCGGCGGCGATGGCTATAGCCAGCAACTCTTCTTCCAGTTTCAGGCGAGCCGCAATCCGTCGACGGATCCCTCCATTTACCTTGCAGGCGATAGCTGCTCGTTTACCGGTGGGTGGGTCGAAGGGGCGTTGCAGACCGGCGTCAACGCGGTATGCGCGGTAATCCGCAGTCTTGGCGGCGAACTGTTTGGTCCGGCCAATCCGCTCGATAACATGACGCCGCAATACGATTATGGCGGACGTGCCACAAGCCTCGCGGTGCCGGTTGAGTCGTAGCAATCGTTTGCGCCAGAGATTTTTTGCAAAAAAAGACCCGCGCAAGGCGGGTCTCATCTCTCAGGTTTAGCGGCGCCCTATGTCTTAAGTACTGTGTGCAGGTTTCGCCGGGTCCGGTATCTACAATGGATCCGGGACTCCAATCGAATATACCCGATGCATATTCAAGCTTCATCCTCATTTCTGAGGACAAAAAAACGCCAGCTTGCGCTGGCGTGAAAAGTTCTGGCTATTCCGAGGGCCGCCAGAACCTGAGAGAGGGGATGTAACGACAGACGGCTCAGCCCCGGTATGAGCCCGCCTGTCACAAAGGCTGTCAAAGCTATTGAACGAACCGCGATGCCGCCAATAATACTGCTAAATCGTCATCATCACTTTTATTTTGTGTTCGTTTGGAGGCGAGCACAAGCGCGGCGCGCGACGGCAGTGAGAAATCCGCAAGCTGTCAGACCTCACAGCTATGTGCCCCGTTCAATAGATATTATAAATAGACTGCGCGCGTCGGTCGGGACGCAGCACCGGGATAGCCGCTGTGTGTCCCTTGCCAGTCCGTTATACGTCTTGCGCCTCCTGCGCCGGTCAGTGCCGGGCCTTCTATGCGAGGGCGGCTAGATCAGCCCGGTTGCGATCGCTTTCACGACCGCCTGTACCTTATTGGTCGCCGCCAGCTTCGACAACACGTTGTTGACATGAAAATTGACTGTACGCTCGGAGATGCTGAGGATTTTCCCGATTTCGTAAGAGGTCTTTCCCTCGCCGGTCCAGCGCAGCACTTCGCGCTCGCGGGCGGTCAGCGTGATGCCAGTTTCGGGTGCGAGCTTGCCTTGAAGGAACTGGCCCATCCGCATGTGGCAAAGATTCGCGAGCCAGTTTGCGGGCAGCTGCAATTCCTCGACTTCGGCAGACGTCAAGGTGTCCGCGTTGCGCGACATGGTCAGGAGTCCAAACGTACCGTGCGCCGTCCAGCTCGAATGGGCAACGCCGACCTTGATGCCGAAGTCGCGCGCATCGGACCACAGGCGCGGTGCTTCGTCGGACATTGCGCGCGGCCAGGCAATCAGATCGGTGCGACGCATGCCCGCCCGGACAATGGGGTCGATCTCGAGAAAGCCGTTGGCGCGATAGTGGGTCATCCACCCGGGTGGATAGGTATCGAAAATCTTGACCACCGGGTTCGAAACCGGCAAAGGCATGCGAATTCCGTAGCAGCAATATTCGAATCCAAGACGTTCTGCGAAAGCCGTTATTTGCTTAAATAGCTCATATTCGTCGCTCGCAGCGAAAAACTGCTGATAAGCATCCTGAAAGTACGATTCCATTGCGCCCCCGGTTTAACGTCTTATATAGAAGCAAGCCCGTCCAGCTATAACGAAAGGTACAGGCCCGATGACACTCTCCCCATTGCTCTTTCATTCCCCATCGTCCGATGGCTATGTTCGTGTTCCCGAATTCATGCTGGCCCGGTTGACACTGGTCCACGTTTCCTCGGGCATCGACGAGGGCCTGCTGGCGGATCTACGCGCCGATGCGATCGACGCCCTCGATGCTGGCTATACCGAGTGGCAAGGTACGCTCCACCCATTGACCTCGCAGGTAACCGTTGGCTGGGATTGGTATATAGAAGGCACGTCAGGCGCGTTTCTGATCGCCTGGGGCGACGTGAGAAGCAATCTCATGGGTGTTGATGGCTTGGGTACCGACCTTGGAATGGTTTGCACCACAAGGGCGCTCGTACATCGGCTCATGCGCTTGAACTGGTCGCAACCGGTTGCGGCCAACGTCGCGTTCGCCTTGAGAGGGCGGCATCACATGCTTTCCTCGTTTCAACGACACTAGACGTTGCAGCGGCAATGCAAACATTTCAAACGTCTCACCGCTCATTTATAAGCAAAAGGTGTTCGCTTTGCAATCGTAAATTGATGTCAGGGCTGAATATATCAACGAATGAAAATATTCCGCCATAAAGCCCTGTCAACTCTACCAGTTACTGCGCAACCCTGTGCGCGCTCTAATGCGCTCGATAAAAAGCGACCAGGGGTGCATGATGCGGACTTTCATTCACGACGATGGACGGTTACCTGAGGGTGTAGGTAACGCGCTTGCGCAGTACCGGCACGAGATTTTCGTTAAGCAGCTGGGCTGGCGCTTGCCAATGGCCGACGAGCGATTCGAGCGCGACCAGTATGACCGTGACGACACGGTCTATGTGCTCGGGCGCGATGAGGACGGCTCGATTTGCGGTTGCGCGAGGCTCTTGCCGACTACGCAACCCTATCTTCTGCAAGAGTTGTTTCCGTTTTTGCTTGCTGAGGGCATGCCGCCGCCCGAATCATCTGAGGTATGGGAACTCTCCCGCTTCGCGGCCAGCCCGATTGCCGGCGACCAGGCCGAGGGCGGCAATCTCACGTGGTACTTTCGCCCCATGCTGGCTTCGGTCGTGCGCTGCGCCGCGCGCCTCGGCGCACGCCAGATCATTGGCGTGACTTACCTCAGTATGGAGCGGCTATTCCGGCGCATCGGCGTGCATGCACACCGGGCCGGACCGGCGCAATGCATCGACGGCAGAATGGTGGTGGCGTGCTGGATCGATATCGACAGTCAAACGCTATCGGCGCTCGGTATCGAGGCCACGCATGACGCGGCACCGGCACAGATCGTGATGAACGTCGCGCACGAGAAGAGGGCGGCGCATCTTGCCGGAGAACATGAGCCTGCCTGAGCCTGTCTGAACCTGTCCAGGCCCGCTTGAAACCTGCTTGCAACCTGCTGGATCCATCGCAATGAATCCAGCAGGTGCGACGCTGCTTACCCGATGATCTCTCGCGAGATCAACCGGTCACGCCACCGTGATGTACGGGTCCCACCAGTAATAGCCGAACAGTTCCTGGTCCTGGCCATTGGCGGCTAGCGTATACAGGCCGAACGCGAGGCCAAATCCTTCCCGGCCGCTGCTCCTGACTTTCGATTCGAACACGGAGAAGTTCGTCTGCTTCTTAACCGGCGGCAGGCCGTTGCGGCTCGGCGAATCGGCGTTCGGTTGAACCGCGCCATTGCGGATAATCAGGTCTGCACTGAACTGATTGAATACCTGATCGCCCGAAAAGTGCTTGACGTC
Above is a genomic segment from Paraburkholderia phenazinium containing:
- a CDS encoding DUF4902 domain-containing protein, coding for MTLSPLLFHSPSSDGYVRVPEFMLARLTLVHVSSGIDEGLLADLRADAIDALDAGYTEWQGTLHPLTSQVTVGWDWYIEGTSGAFLIAWGDVRSNLMGVDGLGTDLGMVCTTRALVHRLMRLNWSQPVAANVAFALRGRHHMLSSFQRH
- a CDS encoding autoinducer binding domain-containing protein, which translates into the protein MESYFQDAYQQFFAASDEYELFKQITAFAERLGFEYCCYGIRMPLPVSNPVVKIFDTYPPGWMTHYRANGFLEIDPIVRAGMRRTDLIAWPRAMSDEAPRLWSDARDFGIKVGVAHSSWTAHGTFGLLTMSRNADTLTSAEVEELQLPANWLANLCHMRMGQFLQGKLAPETGITLTAREREVLRWTGEGKTSYEIGKILSISERTVNFHVNNVLSKLAATNKVQAVVKAIATGLI
- a CDS encoding inclusion body family protein, which encodes MAGTVLTASGQDINVLVVIDTEYVKRTYPNPSKDQNNPTGIDHNHQYMLCTGSRGIISGQGTGDLEFRANVGDDVAFTGVSIYDNSDDAVIVYDVKHFSGDQVFNQFSADLIIRNGAVQPNADSPSRNGLPPVKKQTNFSVFESKVRSSGREGFGLAFGLYTLAANGQDQELFGYYWWDPYITVA
- a CDS encoding acyl-homoserine-lactone synthase, translated to MRTFIHDDGRLPEGVGNALAQYRHEIFVKQLGWRLPMADERFERDQYDRDDTVYVLGRDEDGSICGCARLLPTTQPYLLQELFPFLLAEGMPPPESSEVWELSRFAASPIAGDQAEGGNLTWYFRPMLASVVRCAARLGARQIIGVTYLSMERLFRRIGVHAHRAGPAQCIDGRMVVACWIDIDSQTLSALGIEATHDAAPAQIVMNVAHEKRAAHLAGEHEPA